A window of Acropora muricata isolate sample 2 chromosome 3, ASM3666990v1, whole genome shotgun sequence contains these coding sequences:
- the LOC136911581 gene encoding ubiquitin recognition factor in ER-associated degradation protein 1-like: MFGFDMFGAVPRTFNTQFRCYSVVMFPGNEREDVERGGKIIMPPSALDQLTRLHIVYPMLFKLTNSRLGRNTHCGVLEFVADEGKIYLPYWMMRNLLLEEGGLLQVQSASLPVASYAKFQPQSVDFLDITNPKAVLENALRSFACLTKGDIIAIKYNERIYELLVLETKPRDAVSIIECDMQVEFAPPVGYVEPERQERKTEKQQEEHTNLPQELVDHGFQAFTGSGFRLDGKKKKSTVSSEPVPMRPPVIKRGIPNYNFEKGKITFKRNLNKSNSSQFSDKGEVTKPEFEAFTGSGKTLRQKRKN, from the exons ATG TTTGGGTTTGACATGTTTGGCGCAGTTCCTCGGACATTCAACACACAATTTCGCTGTTATTCAGTTGTTATGTTCCCGGGGAATGAGCGAGAAGACGTAGAACGCGGCGGTAAAA TAATCATGCCACCTTCAGCATTGGATCAACTCA CAAGGCTTCACATTGTTTATCCAATGCTGTTTAAACTCACTAACTCAAGATTAGGGAGAAATACCCACTGTGGTGTTCTGGAGTTTGTTGCTGATGAAGGCAAGATCTATCTTCCTTATTGG ATGATGCGCAACCTTCTTCTTGAGGAAGGTGGCCTTTTACAAGTGCAGAGTGCCTCATTACCAGTTGCATCATATGCAAAGTTTCAGCCTCAGTCTGTGGACTTTTTGGATATTACAAACCCAAAGGCAGT GTTAGAGAATGCCCTGAGATCATTTGCCTGCTTGACCAAAGGTGATATCATTGCTATCAAATACAATGAAAGG ATCTATGAACTCTTGGTTCTTGAGACAAAACCTAGAGATGCAGTGTCAATTATAGAATGTGATATGCAG GTAGAGTTTGCCCCCCCTGTGGGATATGTGGAACCAGAAAGACAAGAAAGGAAGACAgagaaacaacaagaagaa CATACCAATCTCCCTCAAGAGTTAGTGGATCACGGTTTCCAG GCCTTCACTGGCTCAGGATTTCGATTGGatgggaagaagaagaagtcaACCGTTTCTTCAGAGCCTGTCCCAATGAGACCTCCAGTAATTAAACG aggAATTCCCAATTACAACTTTGAGAAAGGAAAGATCACTTTCAAAAGGAACTTAAACAAGTCTAACAGCTCACAG TTCAGTGACAAAGGAGAAGTCACAAAACCAGAGTTTGAAGCTTTTACGGGATCAGGCAAAACTCTCCGACAAAAGAGGAAGAATTAA
- the LOC136911582 gene encoding uncharacterized protein isoform X2 yields MDNSTESYCTDVNGKLVRQGDPFIPKGNNVCQHCRCLNGLAQQCFAAECALPTCKDYKAVPGKCCAYTCPSGNNSATTELAIIISLSVGLLLLFVLLVFVINRSRKKSQRDRIRNEVVDQAQRPLNNRLAVIVEENNDNIEPPPPYTPGRGRYNSRKHHYTSPPFTPNEPPPPYEIDSREATDV; encoded by the exons ATGGATAATAGCACTG AATCATACTGTACAGATGTTAATGGGAAGCTAGTGAGACAGGGCGATCCATTTATCCCAAAAGGAAACAATGTTTGTCAGCACTGTAGGTGTTTAAATGGCCTTGCCCAACAGTGTTTTGCGGCAGAGTGTGCATTGCCGACATGTAAGGACTATAAAGCAGTGCCTGGAAAGTGCTGTGCTTACACGTGTCCATCTG GCAATAATTCTGCGACTACAGAGTTAGCAATTATCATCAGTTTATCTGTGGGACTGCTTTTGCTGTTTGTTCTGCTGGTATTTGTAATCAATAGAAGTCGCAAGAAAAGTCAAAGAGATAGAATTAGAAATGAAGTTGTTGACCAAGCACAAA GACCTCTCAATAACAGACTTGCAGTTATTGTGGAAGAAAACAATGACAACATAGAGCCACCTCCCCCTTATACCCCTGGAAGGGGTAGATACAATTCAAGAAAGCATCACTATACGTCCCCTCCCTTCACGCCAAATGAACCACCTCCCCCTTATGAGATAGATTCTAGAGAAGCGACAGATGTATAG
- the LOC136911582 gene encoding uncharacterized protein isoform X1: MKNSNRIKARRALQESYCTDVNGKLVRQGDPFIPKGNNVCQHCRCLNGLAQQCFAAECALPTCKDYKAVPGKCCAYTCPSGNNSATTELAIIISLSVGLLLLFVLLVFVINRSRKKSQRDRIRNEVVDQAQRPLNNRLAVIVEENNDNIEPPPPYTPGRGRYNSRKHHYTSPPFTPNEPPPPYEIDSREATDV; the protein is encoded by the exons ATGAAG AACTCTAACAGAATAAAAGCAAGGAGAGCTCTTCAAG AATCATACTGTACAGATGTTAATGGGAAGCTAGTGAGACAGGGCGATCCATTTATCCCAAAAGGAAACAATGTTTGTCAGCACTGTAGGTGTTTAAATGGCCTTGCCCAACAGTGTTTTGCGGCAGAGTGTGCATTGCCGACATGTAAGGACTATAAAGCAGTGCCTGGAAAGTGCTGTGCTTACACGTGTCCATCTG GCAATAATTCTGCGACTACAGAGTTAGCAATTATCATCAGTTTATCTGTGGGACTGCTTTTGCTGTTTGTTCTGCTGGTATTTGTAATCAATAGAAGTCGCAAGAAAAGTCAAAGAGATAGAATTAGAAATGAAGTTGTTGACCAAGCACAAA GACCTCTCAATAACAGACTTGCAGTTATTGTGGAAGAAAACAATGACAACATAGAGCCACCTCCCCCTTATACCCCTGGAAGGGGTAGATACAATTCAAGAAAGCATCACTATACGTCCCCTCCCTTCACGCCAAATGAACCACCTCCCCCTTATGAGATAGATTCTAGAGAAGCGACAGATGTATAG